Below is a genomic region from Tripterygium wilfordii isolate XIE 37 chromosome 12, ASM1340144v1, whole genome shotgun sequence.
ACACTGGTGCAACGTAATTATCCACTGCTATAGTGTAATAAAGCAGTTTGAGAGTGTGATTATACACTGGTACATATGCGACAACGTAATAAAACACCTTGAGAGTGTGATTATGCACTGGTGCATATGCGACAGCGTAATAAAGCACCTTGAGAGTGTGATTATGTATTGGTACATATGTGATAGCGTAATGAGTCACTGGGACGTATGAGACAACGTAATAAGTCATTTTATCCATTTTCGACAATGCAATAAGCTGATTTTACAGTGCAATTAGGCACTGTTACAACGTAATAATACCTTGACATCATAATTATCTACATATCTaaagtcaaaagctagtttTACAAAATACAAATTGAACACAAAGAAAACGGAGCACACAAAAAACAAAGCAACATGCCCTATATTTCCTTCTTAATTCAACTTCAATCAACCTCCTCAATCTTTGGGCCTTGGCCATCATTATTGCCAGTAGAACCATCACCAAAGTCACCACCCATAGGCATATCACCTCCAAAACCTACACCATTACCCTGATACATCTTAGCAAAATGAATCAACGGATGCAAGGCGTATCACTCTACATGCATCCTTAAGCGACCGATCTCAAAGATGAAAAAATGTTGTTAAAGTCTGGAGCACAAAAGATGTAGCCCAACACCTAAACCTGAGAATCCAGACAGAAGATTGATGAAATGGATGCTTGATTTGCGCTATAGGATGTGAGGACGAAGAAACGCTAGCTACCTTGCAACGATGGCGTAACCCAGGATAAAAGTagatgagagagaagaagaagataagctcagatgagagagaaaataaagatagAAGAGAGAAACGAGATAGTAGTGAATTCTGGGTGAGAAATCTATCACTCTCagctattaatttttttaattgaaatctatgtggcatgatgATGTGTTATGCCAAATAGATTATGTATGATTATGTATAGCTATTTTATGGAAGCTAACCATTTtcgaaatttatttattttaaatttttaggttAAGGTTAATGTGTTATTGTATataagatatttatgtaaactacaaaaaaattaaaaggtggtgtaaagatagtaaATTAGTGGtgtatagataaaatttccctatAAATAATAGTttaacataaaatttttattttatttgtaaaacagtttataaatgtataatattaAGTTGAATCCAatgtatcttttttgttttaaataaaaatcaaattcaacatgaaaacaTACAACAATCTTGAGTgtcgaatataaactcaaaaattTGATCTTTCGATTGCGAtaaatgtaatttttatttcgaaTAAATAATATATCATTTGATTCGTTAGATcgaatactacatatttataattttaaataattaaataaaaattaatttgacTCCCGAAATGGCTACAACGGGGTCTGCTCCTGTAAATCATTATACTATTTGTCATGACTGTTGTGCTAAATCCCAATACCCACAGACTATAGCACCAAATCGCTTGACTGGATCAAACAAATCCAAGCTAGCTATTGTagagaattaagcaataaaCAATATCGAAGTGATAAAGAGACAATACACAACTACGTACGTGGTTCGACACACAAAGGCATATGTCCACGGGTAACAGAGAATCAATTTCACTATATGAAAAAGTTTACAAATCAAGAGACTACCCAATACACGTAGAACAAGCCCAGTTTAAGTGCTATCTTGTTCCTACAAACTCTCTCAATAAGAAAACCAATGGAGAAGACAACAAAGACAATAAACCCACTTACCCACAAGGCGATTGGAATCTCAAGAGTCACCTTCTCGTCTATCTTGAATCCATATCAAGAGTTTTTCCTTATGTAGTGctctctttgtttctctttctaAACGGCGTTCCAAAGCTATTGTTGAAGCAAATACCCTAAAAAGACTGATTTTTTTTACCTATTTTAATACCGATCTGTCCGGACTGATAAACAACATTTTTGGCAAAATTGTCTTACCGTCCGGACGGCTACGcgggtgccggggctctgctgGCCCCGCTGTAGTAGCAatttacgaaaaaaaaaaaatttattttattttaaaaaaattatagatgtgtaatttatggtctaacgaatccaatgatatattttttgttcaaaacaaaaatcatatgctacatgaaaaatgcttaacaattttaaaccgtcggatataaactcaaaacattcgatgtctggatcaagatgaatttgatttttgtttcaaacaaaaaatatatcgttgggttcgttggatcataaactacacatttataattttttcaaaataaaataaaaaaattttgtcatctaaatcatctacagcggggtctgctgtagtaaaaactacagcagacccctgccaccccaATCCAACTGTCGTAATGAGCCAATATCTCCACAATGACTTCTCACTTTCCAGCAAAATATAtactgaagaaaaacaaaaaatgaaatagtTCTCATCTGGGTATTTAcaataattttctatttttcctcttcaaacgaaaaattcatataaacgttttcaaaaattgaaatcaaaacaAGCATTCAACTCTCAAAGCAAACATTcaactctccttttcttttagattCCGCGACCCGTGCCTTGAAGAAGAAACATCTTCTTGTGAGATCTTTCTTTTCCTCGAACGCAATTTCAAGTAGAATCTCAATACCGGCAACAAAATGACGCAATTCAAGACCGCATTCAAACCCCAAGCTCCCATGCCATTGCACCCACCTTTCAACAAATGCACCAGAAACACCCCTGAATGGCAAACCAAATTGCAACCCAGCAATACCACCTGACAATTTACCACGAACGGGAAGCATGCGCTCGGAAGCCCAATCGCCGTCCAGAACTGGTACCCATAATCCACTGAGTGCAGCAATGCCGTCAGCAAAATCGCAATTACTTGAAACGATTGTGAGAATTCGAGCCAGATAAAGGACATCAACAACATACTAGACTGGTTGAAAAGTgtgaagaaattcaattttcGGTATGTGAGGATTGTGAAGAATGTTTGGAGAAAATGTAGGAATCGAGAGAGGTAGAATATATATGACCAGAAGAACACGCGCCCAGAGGGTCGAGTCCCGAGCGGAAAGCAGAGGAGCCACTGAAACGCGGTGCTTGTTTTCGTGCGCCGCCAGAACCACCGCGTGTCACGAATCTCTGCGGCGGAGGAGAGGAGGATGCCGAAGAAAATTATAAGCGAAAATAAAGCCATAACGAGGCTGTGAAGGGCAGGGATGGGACCCAAAGGGACACGACTGTTCCGACGGAGGAGGAGggagaggaggaggtggagagcGGTGGCGGAGACGACATAGACGGCAATGGCGGAGAAGAGGAAGAACCAGGTGGAGCCCCATGATTGTATGTGGCTCCAACGGAAGCTAACGATGGATGGATGCTCTGAAAGCCAATAATTTGTGGTTTGTATGAATGAGAATGTCATAATTGATTGAGAATTATATGGATATGATAGTGTTGTTCTTGGTATTGCAGAAAGTTTATATGTTTTTTGGGACGACTTCTTGTTTGATTAGGAAACGGGATAGTCAAATGTGGAGAATTGAGAATGATATATGTTGCGTTCTGATTGTCCGCGGCCTACCATTAGtttttctagaaaaaaaaatgaattttagatttttcaacatttgagtttttttttttatttgtccaaGACTCCAGGGCGTTAGGGACCAATATTAATTAGGGTTGTAAAAAATAACCGGTAAAATTGAACAGAACAGTCGGTCATTTCAAAACATatttagtgagaatcgaacAGTTAATCGATCGAATAATTGAAATAACTGTCAATAATCGATCGAATGATCGGTTAAattcttgtcaaaaaaaaaatcatttacaccccaaatattgataaaaaattttaaaagtgtTTTAATAgagattttcttaattgaaattttAATAAAACATAATAGCTTAAACATTAGGATACTAGTCAACTCTTGGATTTTATTTCTAAATATCTTGTGGTTGTGGAGTTTGATGCttcaaatgaaaaatcaaatgtaTCGGTGTCCGTGAACATCACAATAGATGGTAGGCCCCTCCCGTTGGACTTTTCAAGATTAATATAGAAGCAAGTTTCAAAGATGGGGAGCAGTTTTCTTGTCTTGGTATGATTATCCGGAATCACTATGCAGATGTTATGGCATCTAGAATGTCTCCAGCAAGAGGTGTCTCTAATGCTGTTAatccatttttttaattatgcaCGCAAGGAcaatttgtcatctttgacGACTTCTTAGATTATTTCAATGCATAAGAAGTAAGAACATTCATCATAAGCTTATGATTTTGGACATGCGAATCACACAATTGGATGAAAGTGATAATGAATtcaaacaaacccaaaagattttttatgtaaaaatcATGACATGCATGTTACATACTAAATTCAATGAATGTTCGTCAAAAGAAGATAGAAAACAGAAGATTCAACGAAAGGActcttatattaaaaaaaatattcaatgaaaggacaaataatgaaattacaGATTTGGACGCGTTATACTTGGGTTATAATGAGTTTGTTTGACAAAACATTTTaaatagcatatatgctatttCAGTTGCCAAATACTCGTTTGAAAGGATAAAATTGTGAAACTACATATTTAGACTTGAGCTATATATATAAGgacacttgcaatggtaaagtgttattagaccaataaagatgttgtcttttgttgatgtggctctATTGTGAAACGTGTTCTgcttatgtgactgtattgggagaattgttttgctgatgtagatgtattgatattttgtgttttggtgtagttttgttgtggataatatggaggaatgaaatgttgttgaccTCCATGTTAGGTGGAAATATAAAATggatagaaatttgtgttttgttgatgtagttgtattggaagatgtgttttactgatgtgactgtattataatgttttgtgtaatagaggtgaaacCCAAGATTAATTTTATTGGGGACATTAGCacttgcaccattgcaagtgccctaagAATGAGGGGTTACGTCAACTTTTGACCACTGAAAGATACCTaaagtttcaatttggtcactcaaagatcaaacgttccaagttggtaactgaaagattttttttgatacaaatTGGACATTCGGGCAGATTTGCTTATTTCTGGACAGTCAACAGTCTTACATGACATGTTGACCGTCAATTAACCGTGtgattttgctgatgtggatcgACGACGTCACTTAGTCATTTAACGCCGCTGACGTGGGTGAAATTGGCGGGATTCTAACGCTAGAATCCCTGATAATATCGATAAACCCATAATTCTCTCTATTCTTACACACGAAACCCTCTCTTCTGTCTTGGGGTTCAGAGACGTTTCATCTTAGAGTTGGTTGTGACAGAGCCTTGCATGTCTATTTGCCGTGTGTTTCTCGCATTAGTGAACGGCGCATCAACTACACCCTTTATTTTCGTCTTCGAGCAACGATTTTAAGGTATGTTAATCCAAGATTTGTAGTAATGCTCCTCTAGTGCAGTGCAAGGTCTCATCTTTCTTTGATAATGGTAGATCGTGAAAAATCACAGTCGATTTAACTATTTTAGGGTTCGGTATTATGGGATTGAGGGGTTGCTTCTATGGGGTTTAGGAATATGAGTTACATTATTTTGACTTGTGATTTGTGATGTTACATGCAATTACTATTGTGAAGATGAAGCCCGCACCTAGATTGTCAAGGACTCGGGTTAACTACAAAGAGGGGAGGGGTGGGAATAAGAAATCTCAAAAGACAGTGATTGAAATTGACAGTGGTGGTGAAGATGCTGGGAATTCTAAAGTGCCTGTTCAGGGTGTTGAGGAATCTTTTGATGATGTCGATGATGACGTACTGGATGCATACATGACTAGTTTGGAACAAACTGACGTGGGTGGGGCTGGCACTTCTGATGGTGATGGACTAGATGGCAATGTAGATGTTGATGAGAGTGATGCTACAGGGAGTGATGAAGGTGTTGATGCAAATGGTGATATAGGTACTGAAGCAGGTAATGATGATGAAGGTGATGATGCAGGTGATCATGCGATGGATGAAGATGTGGGTGCAGAAGAAGATAGTGACAGTGATGATCCTGATTTCAAAGTGGTATATAAGTCCGATAATGAAGATATATTGTTGTATGAGGAGGATAGTGATGATGAAGTAAGGAAGCGTAATGTACTTAATCCTAAGTATGATCCTAAAGTGTCTGTTGAGAAATATGTGTTTCAGCTTGGGATGGAATTTGCAAATCTGAAGGATTTTAAACATGCAGTAAGGAGTTATTCAGTAGATGGTGGTTATCCTATTCAATTTGTGGTTAATGAGAAAGAAAGGTGTCAAGCAAAGTGCTCTGGTGGATGCCCCTCGAAAATTGGGTGCTCCAAAATCAAAGGGGAAAGCACTTTCCAGGTTAAAACTTATGTACAGAAGCATAGGTGTAACCGTAGTTTACCAAACAAACAAGCCAATACTTCTTGGCTTGCTGTGAGGTTACTCAACAAAATCAGGAATGATCCTAAGGTGAGTGTCGGTAAGTTAGTTGTTTATGTCAAACAGAACATGTTATTATCTATATCCAAAATACATGCATTCAGATCTAAGAAGAAGGCTTTAGAGATAATTGATGGTAAGCATAAAGAACAATATGGGAAATTGATGAGCTATTTGGCTGAGGTTATGAGGACCAACCCAGGTAGCACCTGTAACATTACAGTGGACAGAGTTAATCCTGAAGAACCTGTAGTATTCAAGCGAGTTTACATGTGTCTGGCTGCTTTAAGAGATGGATTCTTGGCAGGTTGTAGGCCTTTAATAGGACTTGATGGTTGCTTCTAGAAGACTACTTATGGAGGACAGCTTCTTATTGCAGTTTCACAAGATGGCAATAATGGTATATTCCCAATAGCATGGGTTGTTGTTGAGAGAAAGAATGGAGACTCTTGGGATTGGTTTATTAGGAAGCTCCTGCTTGATATTGGTGGGTTTCAGTCCAAGAGATGGTGCTTCATCTCAGACAGACAGAAGgtaaaaaattgattttgtttagaTTGTAATTAGCAATTGTTATATgggtttatattttataatgtaATGCAGGGATTGGTCCAAGCCATTGAAGGATTGTCAAGGGAAAGCCAACAAACAATTGAGCATAGGTTCTGTGTTTGGCACATATATGCCAACTTCAGCAAACAATGGCCAGGAGCTCAGTACAGAGTACTAGTAGACGATTGTGCAAAGTCGACAACCATTACGCAATTCAATGATAACATGATGAAAGTGAAAGAACTAGATGAAGCTGCATGGAAATATCTGAATGACATAGAGCCTTGTTTGTGGACTAGAGCAGCCTTCTCTACATTCAGCAAGAATGCATCTATTGTCAATAACATGTCAGAGAGCTTCAATGGGAAGATTTTGCCATTTAGGGACAGACCAATAATTACAATGCTGGAAGAGTTAAGAGGGGAGGCAATGGAAAGACATGTTCAACTCAGATTACAAATGGCACAGAAGTATGGCGAGTTGGTTCCTCTTGTGTGTAGTCAATTGGACCAGGAGTTCCACAAAAGTAGGAAATGGACAGCAAAGTGGATTGGGGATTGACAGAAATCAATGTTTCAAGTTAGCTCATATATAGTGCATCATATTGTCTTCGTCGATTCATTAACATTGTAGCATAGTGCTTTAATTTTATGTGCAGGTTACAAAGAAGCCACGTCAATATATGGTAAATGTTGATGCAAGATCATACACTTGTAGGGGGTGGGATCTAACTGGGATCCCATGCACACACGCTGTTGCTGCACTAGGGTGGCTGCACAAGGATCCAACACACTATGTACATGAATCATATACGAGGGAATCATATATGAAGGTATATCAGCATGatgttgggccaacaaatggTGAGGATATGTGGGCTCCTGTTGGAGGAGAGACTATTGTTCCTCCTCCTTTGAAGGGTGTAGTTGGTAGACCaacaaagaaaaggagaagagagCATGATGAGCCAGCTTCTAAAAGCAGACTGAGAAGGAGGTACCCAAAAATCAAATGCGGAAGATGTGGCGAAGAATGACACAACAGGAGAAGATGTACTAATCCACCAATGTAATAGGTAACTAAACAACATCATATTCATTAGTATAAGTAGCATAAGTGGACCTAATTGACATATACGTCTTATGCCAACCCACTATGAATAGGAGGCTTCAATTAATGCTGTTGGACGAGGTGGTAGGGGAGGTGGGATGAGAGGTGGCAAGGGAGTTGGCATGAGAGGTGCAAGAATAGGTGGCAGAGGTATTGGAGCTGGAAAAGGCAGAGGAAGTGGATGAAGAGGTGGCAGAGGAAATGGAGCAGGAAGTGGCATATGTATTGGAGCT
It encodes:
- the LOC120011292 gene encoding elongation of fatty acids protein 3-like, whose translation is MTFSFIQTTNYWLSEHPSIVSFRWSHIQSWGSTWFFLFSAIAVYVVSATALHLLLSLLLRRNSRVPLGPIPALHSLVMALFSLIIFFGILLSSAAEIRDTRWFWRRTKTSTAFQWLLCFPLGTRPSGRVFFWSYIFYLSRFLHFLQTFFTILTYRKLNFFTLFNQSSMLLMSFIWLEFSQSFQVIAILLTALLHSVDYGYQFWTAIGLPSACFPFVVNCQVVLLGCNLVCHSGVFLVHLLKGGCNGMGAWGLNAVLNCVILLPVLRFYLKLRSRKRKISQEDVSSSRHGSRNLKEKES
- the LOC120010656 gene encoding uncharacterized protein LOC120010656, with protein sequence MLHAITIVKMKPAPRLSRTRVNYKEGRGGNKKSQKTVIEIDSGGEDAGNSKVPVQGVEESFDDVDDDVLDAYMTSLEQTDVGGAGTSDGDGLDGNVDVDESDATGSDEGVDANGDIGTEAGNDDEGDDAGDHAMDEDVGAEEDSDSDDPDFKVVYKSDNEDILLYEEDSDDEVRKRNVLNPKYDPKVSVEKYVFQLGMEFANLKDFKHAVRSYSVDGGYPIQFVVNEKERCQAKCSGGCPSKIGCSKIKGESTFQVKTYVQKHRCNRSLPNKQANTSWLAVRLLNKIRNDPKVSVGKLVVYVKQNMLLSISKIHAFRSKKKALEIIDGKHKEQYGKLMSYLAEVMRTNPGSTCNITVDRVNPEEPVVFKRVYMCLAALRDGFLAGCRPLIGLDGCF